A window from Mycolicibacterium tokaiense encodes these proteins:
- a CDS encoding SDR family NAD(P)-dependent oxidoreductase produces the protein MSGKLEGKVAVITGGSSGIGLATATEFVAQGAHVYITGRRQTELDKAATEIGHNVTPVQGDVAELDDLDRLYEVVRREKGSVDVIFANAAVGGLAPEGASATPEHYDKVFNANTRGVFFTVQKAVDLLSDGASIVLTASNAHYLGIPGFGPYSASKAAVRSFARTWAAEFKDRGIRVNTLSPGLIDTPILHTSGRTPEEERAFEQQMIGMVPLGRIGRPEEIAKAVLFLASSDSSFITGIDLVADGGMTQL, from the coding sequence ATGTCCGGGAAACTCGAAGGCAAAGTAGCCGTCATCACCGGCGGTTCCAGCGGCATCGGTCTGGCCACAGCCACGGAGTTCGTCGCCCAAGGCGCCCACGTCTACATCACCGGTCGCCGCCAGACCGAACTCGACAAGGCGGCCACCGAGATCGGGCACAACGTCACCCCGGTTCAAGGCGACGTCGCTGAACTCGACGACCTCGACAGACTCTACGAGGTGGTCCGGCGCGAGAAGGGCAGCGTCGACGTCATCTTCGCCAACGCCGCCGTCGGCGGTCTGGCACCCGAAGGAGCCTCCGCGACACCCGAACACTACGACAAGGTCTTCAACGCCAACACGCGCGGCGTGTTCTTCACCGTCCAGAAGGCCGTCGACCTCCTCAGCGACGGCGCCTCGATCGTCCTGACCGCCTCCAACGCCCACTATCTCGGCATTCCGGGCTTCGGACCCTACTCCGCGTCCAAGGCGGCGGTCCGCTCGTTCGCGCGAACCTGGGCCGCCGAATTCAAGGACCGCGGCATCCGCGTCAACACGCTCAGCCCCGGGCTGATCGACACCCCGATCCTGCACACCTCGGGGCGCACCCCCGAGGAGGAGCGAGCCTTCGAACAGCAGATGATCGGCATGGTGCCGCTCGGCCGGATCGGGCGCCCCGAGGAGATCGCCAAGGCCGTACTCTTCCTGGCCTCCAGCGACTCCAGCTTCATCACCGGCATCGATCTCGTCGCCGACGGCGGCATGACCCAACTCTGA
- a CDS encoding TIGR03619 family F420-dependent LLM class oxidoreductase, which yields MNSFYGAHPAAAASTARLAEEIGLDSVWAIDHVVVPATYETTYPYDESGKMMGGEVEFDLADPLIWLAYAAAVTERVILATGVLVLPQRNPLVLAKQAASLDVLSGGRVHLGVGVGWLEEEFTAVGVPFADRGRRHDDYVTALRALWRDTKATVDTTYATFTDAVSLPHPVNGGVPIVIGGGSERAARRAGRIGDGFFPTVAGPDALQPLLAIIRTEADAAGRDADAIEVTVPYGGDLTGLDDGTRRRAIVDELSRTADGYAAIGVTRILIPAQPADALRALAADLSDRYGITDATIGGAVAAV from the coding sequence GTGAACAGTTTCTACGGTGCTCACCCCGCCGCTGCCGCGAGCACCGCTCGCCTCGCCGAAGAGATCGGGCTGGACTCGGTGTGGGCGATCGACCACGTGGTCGTCCCCGCCACCTACGAGACCACCTACCCCTACGACGAGAGCGGCAAGATGATGGGCGGCGAGGTCGAGTTCGACCTCGCCGATCCGCTGATCTGGTTGGCCTACGCCGCCGCCGTCACCGAGCGCGTCATCCTGGCCACCGGTGTTCTCGTTCTCCCGCAACGTAATCCGCTGGTCCTGGCCAAACAGGCCGCCTCCCTCGACGTGCTCTCCGGTGGGCGCGTACACCTCGGTGTCGGTGTCGGCTGGCTCGAGGAGGAGTTCACCGCGGTGGGGGTGCCGTTCGCGGACCGCGGCCGCCGCCACGACGACTACGTGACCGCGCTGCGCGCGCTGTGGCGCGACACCAAGGCCACCGTGGACACCACCTACGCCACCTTCACCGACGCCGTCAGCCTGCCCCACCCGGTCAACGGCGGCGTCCCTATCGTCATCGGCGGCGGCTCCGAACGCGCGGCGCGCCGTGCCGGACGCATCGGAGACGGTTTCTTCCCCACCGTCGCCGGGCCTGACGCGCTGCAACCACTGCTCGCCATCATCCGCACCGAAGCTGACGCCGCCGGACGTGACGCGGACGCCATCGAGGTGACGGTCCCCTACGGCGGGGACCTCACCGGCCTCGACGACGGCACGCGGCGCCGGGCGATCGTCGACGAGCTTTCCCGTACCGCCGACGGCTACGCCGCCATCGGCGTCACCCGCATCCTGATCCCCGCACAGCCCGCAGACGCACTGCGCGCACTGGCGGCCGACCTGTCCGACCGTTACGGCATCACCGACGCGACCATCGGGGGTGCCGTCGCAGCGGTGTGA
- a CDS encoding zinc-dependent alcohol dehydrogenase family protein, translating to MAEPLTIDERPSDDAMRRVQFTHLGGPEVLEMVPLKLPALEPGHVRVAIHVIGVNRFEALFRRDHYVIAPTLPATLGVEAVGTVVDTAPDVDGFAMGQRVAILPIQSPTVGTGTYATHADVPVGALVPVPADRSDEQEAATWMAGLQAYTLATKVPIGAGDAVIVTAATSSVGTALIQIARDFGATVIATTRTAARKPELLALGADHAIATDDEDLAAVVAAITAGRGATVVYDTVGGPLLAQLITATAPFGHVFCYGAQTSPDIRAARVDVPLVALDRKSVAFVDLFELVESPDRLAAAKAYIADAGRRGALNIGIDRVLDFDDVREAHRILDTGRLAGKLLLRVARP from the coding sequence ATGGCCGAGCCGTTGACAATCGACGAACGTCCTTCCGATGACGCCATGAGGCGGGTGCAGTTCACCCACCTCGGCGGCCCCGAGGTGCTGGAGATGGTGCCGCTGAAGCTGCCGGCACTCGAGCCCGGGCACGTGCGCGTCGCGATCCACGTCATCGGGGTGAACCGCTTCGAGGCCCTGTTCCGGCGAGACCACTACGTCATCGCCCCCACCCTGCCGGCGACGCTCGGGGTCGAAGCCGTGGGCACCGTCGTCGACACCGCACCCGACGTCGACGGATTCGCCATGGGCCAGCGGGTGGCGATCCTGCCGATCCAGTCCCCGACGGTCGGTACCGGCACCTACGCCACCCACGCCGACGTCCCCGTCGGGGCCCTGGTCCCGGTGCCCGCTGACCGCTCCGACGAGCAGGAGGCCGCGACATGGATGGCCGGCCTGCAGGCCTACACCCTGGCCACCAAGGTGCCCATCGGCGCCGGGGACGCCGTGATCGTCACCGCCGCAACATCGTCGGTCGGTACCGCGTTGATTCAGATCGCACGCGACTTCGGCGCCACCGTCATCGCCACCACCCGCACCGCCGCCCGCAAGCCCGAACTGCTGGCGCTGGGAGCTGACCACGCCATCGCCACCGACGACGAGGACCTCGCCGCCGTCGTCGCCGCGATCACCGCCGGGCGCGGCGCGACGGTCGTGTACGACACGGTGGGCGGACCCCTGCTGGCTCAACTGATCACCGCCACCGCGCCGTTCGGGCACGTGTTCTGCTACGGCGCGCAGACCTCACCGGACATCCGCGCGGCCCGCGTCGACGTGCCCCTGGTCGCCCTCGACCGCAAATCTGTCGCCTTCGTCGACCTGTTCGAACTCGTCGAATCCCCCGACCGTCTCGCCGCCGCGAAGGCCTACATCGCCGACGCCGGCAGGCGCGGCGCATTGAACATTGGCATCGACAGGGTGCTCGACTTCGACGACGTGCGGGAGGCGCACCGCATCCTCGACACCGGCCGCTTGGCGGGAAAACTCCTGCTCCGCGTCGCCCGGCCCTGA
- a CDS encoding Rrf2 family transcriptional regulator — protein MSANSRMSLAVHVLTWIAFDRRGTDKEIATSARIATSVNTNPVVIRRSLGELRKAGLVQATRGRDGGWTLTRDAADITLLDVYLAVGGEPIFAMHTTPPDAECYVGFGIQPVLTRVYADATASLCSTLKNTTIADVLRDAVAEYAANAAVS, from the coding sequence GTGAGCGCGAACAGCCGGATGAGTCTGGCGGTGCACGTGTTGACGTGGATCGCCTTCGATCGCCGCGGGACCGACAAGGAGATCGCCACCTCGGCGCGCATCGCGACCAGCGTCAACACCAACCCGGTGGTGATCCGGCGCAGCCTGGGAGAACTGCGTAAGGCGGGCCTGGTGCAGGCCACGCGTGGTCGCGACGGCGGATGGACCCTGACCCGCGATGCCGCCGACATCACCCTGCTCGACGTCTATCTGGCCGTGGGCGGTGAGCCGATCTTCGCGATGCACACCACCCCGCCGGATGCCGAGTGCTACGTCGGGTTCGGCATCCAACCCGTGTTGACGCGGGTGTACGCCGATGCCACCGCCTCGCTGTGCAGCACGCTGAAGAACACGACGATCGCCGACGTGCTACGCGACGCGGTGGCCGAGTACGCCGCCAACGCCGCAGTCTCCTAG
- a CDS encoding VOC family protein: MSNGDTPTLEVSMVTVDCTDPEALAAWWARALDGRVTVAAAGEFVMVTLATGLRLGFQKVPDPAPGKNRLHLDLHSPDKDRDAARLIAAGAVEVGRHTAGPDFGWVVLADPDGNVFCVAGAP, from the coding sequence ATGAGCAACGGAGACACGCCGACACTGGAGGTGTCGATGGTGACGGTCGACTGCACCGACCCCGAAGCGCTGGCGGCGTGGTGGGCCCGCGCCCTCGACGGTCGGGTGACCGTCGCGGCGGCAGGTGAATTCGTGATGGTCACGCTGGCAACCGGTCTGCGGCTGGGCTTCCAGAAGGTGCCCGACCCCGCACCGGGGAAGAACCGACTGCACCTGGACCTGCACTCGCCGGACAAGGACCGCGACGCGGCCCGTCTGATCGCCGCGGGCGCTGTGGAGGTGGGCCGGCACACCGCCGGCCCGGACTTCGGGTGGGTGGTGCTGGCCGACCCGGACGGCAACGTGTTCTGCGTGGCCGGCGCGCCATAG
- a CDS encoding nuclear transport factor 2 family protein has product MDTASGFFADLGAGDIEAALARTTPDFTWTVPGRPGGRFALAGTYDREQFPAMLGRVATALPDGPRVDVTSVTATEERIVVETHTTGRSATGVDYDNRIVCVFDLRDGLIAAVREYLDTIHAADVFTP; this is encoded by the coding sequence ATGGACACAGCGAGCGGCTTTTTCGCCGACTTGGGCGCCGGCGACATCGAGGCGGCACTGGCACGCACGACGCCGGACTTCACCTGGACGGTGCCCGGTAGGCCCGGCGGGCGGTTCGCCCTGGCGGGCACCTACGACCGGGAGCAGTTCCCGGCGATGCTCGGCCGGGTCGCGACGGCTCTGCCTGACGGGCCGCGGGTCGACGTCACCTCGGTGACCGCAACCGAGGAGCGGATCGTGGTGGAAACTCACACCACCGGCCGATCGGCGACCGGCGTGGACTACGACAACCGCATCGTGTGCGTATTCGACCTGCGCGACGGGCTGATCGCGGCCGTGCGCGAATACCTCGACACCATCCACGCCGCCGACGTCTTCACCCCGTAG
- a CDS encoding saccharopine dehydrogenase family protein, with translation MGKLLIYGATGYTGTMAAEHARDLGLNPVLGGRNGETIAVVADRLGCENRAFAVDDRSAVDEALKGTTVLLNCAGPYLRTARPLMEAAIRTSTHYLDIAAELDSYRLAETLDTAATAAGVMLLPGSGGSVAMLGCLAAHTAARVEAPQRLRIALHVAGSMSRGSAISASENLTTETLHRVDGHLVTGDPKAVRHFDFGFGDVECTPITLPDLITIGRATGIPNIDTYVYASGDAFPDGALADLPDGPSAQQRDANRYHAAAEATGRDGRIVRSVLDTVNGYTFTPLAAVHAARRVLESEVRPGFRNPVEVFGVGFAETVADTRITDR, from the coding sequence GTGGGCAAGTTATTGATATACGGCGCAACGGGTTACACCGGCACGATGGCCGCCGAGCATGCCCGCGATCTTGGCTTGAACCCGGTGCTCGGTGGTCGCAACGGCGAAACGATCGCCGTTGTCGCCGACCGATTGGGTTGCGAAAACCGGGCATTCGCTGTCGACGACAGAAGCGCGGTCGACGAGGCTCTGAAGGGCACGACGGTGCTGCTGAACTGTGCCGGTCCCTACCTGCGCACGGCGCGGCCGCTGATGGAGGCGGCGATCCGCACCAGCACCCACTACCTCGACATCGCCGCCGAGTTGGACAGCTACCGGCTAGCCGAAACCCTCGACACCGCCGCGACCGCCGCGGGCGTCATGCTCCTGCCGGGCAGCGGCGGCAGTGTGGCCATGCTGGGATGTCTGGCCGCGCACACCGCCGCCCGCGTCGAGGCGCCGCAGCGGTTGCGGATCGCTCTGCACGTGGCGGGGTCGATGTCGCGGGGCTCGGCCATCAGCGCCAGCGAGAACCTCACCACCGAGACCCTGCACCGCGTCGACGGACACCTGGTCACCGGGGACCCGAAGGCGGTGCGGCACTTCGATTTCGGGTTCGGCGACGTGGAGTGCACGCCGATTACGCTGCCGGACTTGATCACCATTGGGCGGGCGACCGGTATCCCGAACATCGACACCTACGTGTACGCCTCCGGTGACGCGTTCCCCGACGGGGCGCTGGCCGACCTGCCCGACGGTCCCAGCGCGCAGCAACGCGATGCAAACCGCTATCACGCGGCCGCGGAGGCCACCGGACGCGACGGCCGGATCGTGCGCTCAGTGCTCGACACCGTGAACGGCTACACCTTTACCCCGCTGGCCGCGGTCCATGCCGCGCGCCGGGTGCTGGAAAGCGAGGTACGCCCAGGCTTCCGCAATCCCGTCGAGGTGTTCGGCGTCGGGTTCGCCGAAACGGTCGCCGACACCCGCATCACCGACCGCTGA
- a CDS encoding VOC family protein: MLDHVFLTVSDPQASTAFYTVALAPLGITTRLDYAGEDGPPGHPDLYGLGDADTGRMIFWLRRGTADGGAAHIGFVADSEAEVDAAYAAAIAAGAIDNGSPGPRLHYDPRYYAANVLDPDGYSLEFVYKSWQH, encoded by the coding sequence GTGCTCGACCACGTTTTCCTCACCGTGTCCGACCCGCAGGCGTCGACTGCGTTCTACACTGTCGCGCTGGCCCCGCTGGGAATCACCACCCGACTGGACTACGCCGGCGAGGACGGCCCACCCGGACACCCCGACCTATACGGGCTCGGTGACGCCGACACCGGACGGATGATCTTCTGGCTGCGCCGCGGTACAGCTGACGGCGGCGCCGCCCACATCGGGTTCGTCGCCGACAGCGAGGCCGAGGTGGACGCCGCCTACGCCGCGGCGATCGCCGCGGGCGCCATCGACAACGGGTCACCGGGTCCGCGGTTGCACTACGACCCGCGTTACTACGCCGCCAACGTCCTCGACCCCGACGGCTACAGCCTGGAATTCGTGTACAAGAGTTGGCAGCACTGA
- a CDS encoding SDR family NAD(P)-dependent oxidoreductase — MTIIVVTGGSRGLGAATARACANRGMGVVLTYNASPESAMRVVDDITAGGGTAVALPLNVADVASFGEFRDSLRAALSATWQREEFDGLVNNAGYGEFTPIASVTEAQFDGLFNVHLKGPFFLTQTLLPLLADGGHIVNMTSATTRVATPGVAPYASFKGGLGVLTRYQAKEFGERGIRANAISPGPIRTELGGGLTDEFEAALAAQTALGRVGEPDEVGTVIASLLSDDNRWINAQTIEVAGGYII; from the coding sequence ATGACGATCATCGTCGTCACCGGCGGAAGTCGCGGCTTGGGCGCGGCCACGGCGCGGGCCTGCGCGAACCGGGGCATGGGTGTCGTGCTCACCTACAACGCCAGCCCGGAGTCGGCGATGCGCGTCGTTGACGACATCACCGCAGGCGGTGGCACCGCCGTGGCGTTGCCTCTCAACGTCGCCGACGTCGCCTCGTTCGGCGAATTCCGGGATTCTCTGCGCGCGGCGCTGAGTGCGACGTGGCAGCGTGAGGAGTTCGACGGGCTGGTCAACAATGCCGGCTACGGCGAGTTCACGCCGATCGCCTCGGTGACCGAGGCGCAGTTCGACGGCCTGTTCAACGTGCACCTCAAGGGCCCGTTCTTCCTGACCCAGACGCTGCTGCCCCTGCTGGCCGACGGGGGACACATCGTCAACATGACCAGCGCGACCACTCGGGTGGCGACGCCCGGCGTGGCGCCGTACGCCAGCTTCAAGGGCGGCCTGGGCGTGCTGACCCGGTATCAGGCCAAGGAGTTCGGCGAGCGCGGAATCCGGGCCAACGCCATCTCGCCGGGACCGATCCGCACCGAGCTCGGCGGCGGCCTGACAGACGAGTTCGAGGCTGCACTGGCCGCCCAAACCGCACTGGGTCGCGTTGGAGAACCCGACGAGGTGGGCACCGTGATCGCCAGCCTGCTGTCGGACGACAACCGGTGGATCAACGCGCAGACCATCGAAGTCGCCGGCGGCTACATCATCTAG
- a CDS encoding helix-turn-helix transcriptional regulator, whose product MVSAGESSRDLGAFLRAQRARVSPQDAGLPAAPGRRVAGLRREEVAVLSGVSADYYTRLEQGRERSPSAPVLDSICEALRMTVDARDHAFRLARLAPRVDREDEMISPELLQTMEAFAHTAAYVTNASFRVLIANPIAAALIAPLQRRNSSMLAAIFVDPVARDYYVNWDEVARAAVSALRLAQGFVPPVPEVDELVERLHQRSEAFRTMWDDQRVAGLSATRKTIRHPDVGLLELSFQTFDVNNAPGQQLTVATAATGSASADALALLGSLGATRRQEHAQHDR is encoded by the coding sequence ATGGTGTCAGCCGGTGAGTCGTCGCGTGACCTCGGAGCGTTCCTGCGGGCCCAGCGCGCGCGGGTGTCTCCCCAGGACGCGGGGCTCCCGGCGGCACCGGGCCGCCGTGTGGCCGGGCTGCGGCGCGAAGAGGTCGCGGTGCTGTCTGGGGTGAGCGCGGACTACTACACCCGGCTGGAGCAGGGGCGGGAACGCAGTCCGTCTGCCCCCGTGCTCGATTCGATCTGCGAGGCGTTGCGGATGACAGTGGATGCCCGCGACCACGCGTTCCGCCTGGCCCGGCTGGCGCCGAGGGTGGACCGTGAGGACGAGATGATCAGCCCCGAGTTGTTGCAGACCATGGAGGCGTTTGCGCACACCGCGGCATACGTGACCAACGCGTCGTTTCGGGTCCTGATCGCCAATCCCATTGCCGCAGCGCTGATCGCGCCCCTGCAACGACGCAACAGCAGCATGCTCGCGGCGATCTTCGTTGACCCCGTGGCGCGCGACTACTACGTCAACTGGGATGAAGTGGCCCGCGCTGCGGTCAGCGCGCTGCGCCTGGCGCAGGGCTTCGTTCCACCGGTGCCCGAGGTGGACGAGCTGGTGGAGCGTCTCCATCAGCGCAGTGAGGCCTTCCGGACGATGTGGGACGACCAGCGGGTGGCCGGGTTGTCGGCGACCCGCAAGACGATCCGCCACCCCGATGTGGGGCTGCTCGAGTTGAGTTTTCAAACCTTCGACGTCAACAACGCTCCGGGGCAGCAGTTGACGGTGGCCACCGCGGCCACCGGATCGGCCAGCGCGGACGCGCTGGCACTGTTGGGATCGCTGGGCGCCACCCGCCGCCAGGAGCACGCGCAGCACGACCGCTGA
- a CDS encoding AfsR/SARP family transcriptional regulator, producing MRVRDLGSLTVTVDGIDRPVAGSRAAAILAVLVINVNRRVSVQALLEATWGERATDATVSTLESHIWRLRQLLEPHRAQRQPPTVLINENAGYRLVADGHTIDSLSLAHIARDAGDLLAAGRADAAITRADEALQLWRGKPYGALGDETWAQPAVARLEELRRHTAEIRLDGLIATGRADQALADLETMVAEAPLRERLRAQQMLALYRSGRADEALAVFQRTRATLIDELGTEPGPELRDLHARILDQDVSLDSAPRTAPIAVSTNKVHLPVSLTALVGRDRDLARVSALLEPNALVTLTGAAGVGKTRLAVEVGRATAHRFADGVWFVDLAAVTDAALVVEAVVSTLGITSSPAATSLEGLAHYGRGHRLLLILDNCEHVVEAVATLATALLGHGHGHSTLLATSRTPLDVDSEVTWTVAPLSLPVSGTTDRGGDAVHLFLDRLSRVDPSLTINDEVRGAAADICVAVDGLPLAIELAAARARSHSLHDIREQSQADAGALGRPGRRDTVRSAIESSYATLDSSAALVHRRLAVLPGWFSVASATAVAGDLATAEVNDALAALVHCSMLTSTATQAAGGRTAFRQLATVRAHAAHTLQGQDDPAAATERRDR from the coding sequence ATGCGCGTGCGTGATCTGGGCTCGTTGACGGTGACCGTCGACGGGATCGATCGTCCGGTGGCCGGCTCGCGGGCGGCGGCGATCCTCGCGGTGTTGGTGATCAATGTCAATCGGCGGGTATCGGTGCAGGCGTTGCTCGAGGCCACGTGGGGCGAGCGCGCCACCGACGCGACGGTCTCGACGCTGGAGTCGCACATCTGGCGGCTGCGACAACTGCTGGAACCCCACCGCGCGCAGCGGCAACCGCCGACCGTGCTGATCAATGAGAACGCGGGCTACCGCCTGGTCGCCGACGGTCACACGATCGACTCGCTGTCGTTGGCACACATCGCCCGCGACGCCGGCGACCTGTTGGCGGCCGGGCGAGCCGACGCCGCGATCACCCGCGCCGACGAAGCGCTGCAGCTGTGGCGCGGAAAGCCCTACGGCGCGCTGGGTGACGAGACCTGGGCGCAGCCCGCCGTCGCGCGCCTGGAGGAACTGCGCCGGCACACCGCCGAGATCCGCCTCGACGGGCTCATTGCCACCGGTCGTGCTGACCAGGCGCTGGCCGACCTCGAGACGATGGTCGCCGAGGCGCCGTTGCGGGAGCGGCTGCGCGCCCAGCAGATGTTGGCGCTCTACCGCAGTGGACGCGCCGACGAGGCGCTCGCGGTCTTCCAGCGGACCCGAGCGACGCTGATCGACGAACTCGGCACCGAGCCTGGCCCTGAACTGCGCGACCTGCACGCACGGATACTCGATCAGGACGTCAGCCTCGACAGTGCACCGCGGACCGCCCCGATCGCGGTGTCCACCAACAAGGTTCACCTTCCGGTGAGTCTGACTGCGCTGGTGGGACGCGACCGTGACCTGGCCCGGGTGAGCGCCCTGCTGGAACCGAACGCACTGGTCACGCTGACCGGGGCTGCCGGTGTCGGCAAGACTCGCCTGGCTGTCGAGGTCGGCCGCGCCACGGCCCACCGCTTCGCAGATGGCGTCTGGTTCGTCGACCTGGCCGCCGTCACGGACGCCGCGCTGGTGGTCGAGGCGGTGGTGTCGACCCTGGGGATCACGTCGTCGCCGGCCGCCACCTCACTCGAGGGCCTTGCCCACTATGGCCGCGGCCACCGTCTGCTGTTGATTCTCGACAACTGCGAGCATGTCGTCGAGGCGGTGGCGACCCTCGCCACGGCGTTGTTGGGCCATGGTCACGGACACAGCACGCTGCTGGCCACCAGTCGCACCCCTCTGGACGTCGACTCCGAGGTGACGTGGACCGTTGCGCCCCTGTCGCTTCCGGTTTCCGGCACGACCGATCGCGGCGGTGACGCGGTGCACCTGTTCCTCGATCGGCTCAGCCGGGTGGACCCGAGCCTGACGATCAACGACGAGGTGCGCGGAGCCGCTGCCGACATCTGCGTCGCCGTCGACGGCCTGCCCCTGGCTATCGAGCTGGCCGCGGCCCGCGCCCGTAGCCACAGCCTGCACGATATTCGTGAGCAGTCGCAGGCCGACGCCGGCGCACTGGGCCGGCCTGGCCGGCGCGACACCGTGCGCTCGGCGATCGAGTCCAGCTACGCCACGCTCGACTCGTCAGCGGCGCTGGTCCATCGCCGCCTCGCGGTGCTGCCGGGGTGGTTCAGCGTCGCCTCGGCCACGGCCGTGGCCGGTGACCTCGCCACGGCCGAGGTCAACGATGCCCTTGCTGCGCTGGTGCACTGCTCCATGTTGACCTCGACAGCCACCCAGGCGGCCGGCGGCCGTACCGCGTTTCGCCAACTCGCCACAGTGCGCGCCCACGCCGCGCACACGCTGCAGGGACAGGACGACCCCGCCGCCGCCACGGAGCGCCGCGACCGGTGA
- a CDS encoding tautomerase family protein has translation MPVYQCVTAGIDLTENQRERIATGITTIHHEETNAPEPFIRVAFQPLPLGLMYTAGKVEPSIIITGGIRYGRGEVTRRRIMQRLHELAVETTGSPEDHVLIVVSDTPNGWAMEAGILMPEPFPEAEAAWFQALADKLPERFAGATQPTTL, from the coding sequence ATGCCCGTCTACCAGTGCGTCACCGCCGGAATCGATCTCACCGAGAACCAGCGTGAGCGGATTGCCACCGGTATCACCACCATCCACCACGAAGAGACCAACGCCCCGGAGCCCTTCATCCGCGTCGCGTTCCAGCCGCTGCCGCTGGGCCTGATGTACACCGCAGGCAAGGTCGAACCGTCGATCATCATCACCGGTGGAATCCGTTACGGCCGCGGCGAAGTAACGCGCCGCCGGATCATGCAGCGGCTGCACGAGTTAGCCGTCGAGACCACGGGCAGCCCCGAAGACCACGTGTTGATCGTTGTGTCAGACACCCCGAACGGGTGGGCGATGGAAGCCGGGATCCTGATGCCCGAGCCGTTCCCCGAGGCCGAGGCCGCATGGTTCCAAGCCCTCGCCGACAAGCTGCCGGAGCGCTTCGCCGGCGCCACGCAGCCCACCACGCTCTGA
- a CDS encoding thioredoxin domain-containing protein has translation MRRSWARISTRFRGRVSGSAELKAVVSIYEDFLCPACRNFEMEFGTTINDLIDSHPGVGNR, from the coding sequence TTGCGCCGCAGCTGGGCTCGAATCTCGACCCGTTTTCGGGGCAGGGTATCGGGCAGCGCTGAACTCAAGGCCGTGGTGTCGATATACGAGGACTTCCTTTGTCCCGCCTGCAGGAACTTTGAGATGGAGTTCGGCACAACCATCAACGACCTCATCGATAGCCACCCTGGCGTTGGTAACCGATAG
- a CDS encoding GNAT family N-acetyltransferase: MTCGPHSLQDTRAVLREAIAQAGTPSRTSFDFAVVDVESRALISSAALAITSTEHRRGEIGYVLHPDFWSKGLATEAARIALLRRAGWALVAGSLGQQFIASVLALIGLPGYRDLTVTRPVQQIAESE; this comes from the coding sequence ATGACCTGTGGACCCCACAGCCTCCAGGACACTCGAGCCGTCCTCCGTGAGGCGATCGCACAGGCAGGCACACCGTCGCGTACCAGTTTCGATTTTGCGGTGGTGGACGTCGAATCGCGGGCGCTGATCAGCAGCGCAGCCCTAGCCATCACCAGCACTGAACACCGCCGGGGCGAGATCGGCTACGTTCTACACCCCGACTTCTGGTCGAAGGGACTGGCCACCGAAGCGGCGCGCATTGCTCTATTGCGACGGGCGGGCTGGGCGCTCGTCGCCGGCAGCCTCGGCCAGCAATTTATCGCAAGCGTACTTGCGTTAATTGGCCTGCCCGGATACCGTGACCTCACGGTGACGCGTCCCGTGCAGCAGATCGCGGAATCAGAATGA